In Pongo abelii isolate AG06213 chromosome 5, NHGRI_mPonAbe1-v2.0_pri, whole genome shotgun sequence, the DNA window CCACCTAATTAATGCCCCCTCATCTCTTAGACTTAAATATCCTAGACTAAAACAAATCCTATCGTAACCTACAAACTCTACCACAACAGGAactgtgtttgtttttgcttaatcTTTTATCTTTAACACTTAACACATGCCTGGCTCATGGTGGATTCTcagcaaatattcattaaatgaatgaatgaagtccaTGGGTCTTTTTTTCTTAGAACATGACAAGTTCAAATATCACTCATTTTCTGCATCTCATGAATTAATATCTTGAGAATTGAAAGACTATTGCTCTTGAGCTTATGATACTTAAGGGGGTATTTGGATACTTCACCATCTTTTTATTCACCATTTGTATTGCTCTTGTTTATCTATTGCTTTATGAAAATATGCTGGAGACTCAAGTTCCTTTTGTCTTCTGATGTATCATTCTAATGTTGTAAAGTTTCATCATTAAGGCTACTGTTTGGTTTGTTTCATTGTATCACCCATTCTAAAGAAGCATGGTATGCCAAATGGactagttaaaatggtaaattacaGGATTTTAAGAATATCCCACTTACAGATATTTTACTTCATATATATCCGTGACTAAAAAGTGAAATCAGTGTCTCAATACTCTGATTTCAAGAATGACACAAAAATATGTAGGAAGTAGTGCTGATTGAATTCTTGTGTCCCAGTCATTGGCTTTATACATGTTAGATTGTTTTTAATTCCTCACAACAGCTCTGTAAGGTAGGAATTAataccattttacagacaaactTTTAGTGATTTGCTTAAAATCTCAGAGCTAACATTGTGTCAAAATTcaaacctggctgggcacagtgggctcatgcctgtaaccttagcactttgggagggcaaggtgggtggatcacttgagcctaggaatttgagactagcctgggcaacatggtaaaaccctgtatctataaaaaatacaaaattagctgggcatagtggtgtgcacctgtagtcccagctacttgagatgctgaggcaggaggattgcttgagcccaggaggttgaggctgcatgcagtcagccatgataatgccactgcactccaggctggatgacagagcaagaccctgtctcaaaaaaaaaaaaaaaaaaaaaaaaaagaaaaaaaaattctaacctaATTCTGATGCTAAAACCCATCATTCTCCCACTGCTACCACCTCTCAAACATGTAAACTATTACATTTTTTTGCCATCCTAAGGACCAAATGTTTAGGTCCTAATGATACCTTAGGCTCACAATGGCCAGCAATTATTTGTTTGTGTGACTGTGACACCATCAGTTATTTTTCCAAGCTAAAATGGTGATCAACTTATTCACAGATATTCACAGATAGTACCCtagtaagaaaaagaagatagAGGTAAGATTGTATCCAACATCAAGTTAATTCTTATGTAAAATGCTAGTTTTCTATAACATGAGTCATATGAAAACACAACAGTGGTAAAAATGCTCACTAACGTTTAATAGTTTAGTCATCAAATATGAAAGTTGAAAAACTGCTTAGCTGAAGAGTTATGTTCTGGTATAAGGGTTAAACTAAACATTACTGAGTAGAGGAGAAGTTCATGAGGTGAGCTATTGATCTAGAAGGCAAGAATGAGTTGGAAGAGGGAGAGCAGTTAGAGAAATGAGCAGAGAAGCAGCCCAGGGCCCAGGGAACAGAATAATGAGGACAGTACAAGATGGATTCTtccttttggctgggcgcggtggctcacgcctgtaatcccagcattttgggaggctgaggcgggcggatcacgaggtcaggagatcgagaccatcctggctaacacggtgaaatgccgtctctactaaaaattcaaaaaattagccgggcgtggtggggggcacctgtagtcccagctacttgggaggctgaggcaggagaatggtgtgaacccgggaggcagagcttgcagtgagccaagatagcgccactgcactctggcctgggcgacagagcgagactctgtctcaacaacaacaacaaaaaagatgtaTTCTTCCTTTCACAATTGTAATTATTCCAGCCATTTGGGAATTTGAAGACTCTCTtgaggaaacaggaaaaaaaaataaggttagTCCAGGCATTAGAGAGAGGGTGTAAACAATCCCATGTAAGAGTTATAGAGAAATTTGTAAAGGTACAATTTGAGTTTGAGGATATTGGAGTGGGATGAGGATGTAGATAGATTGGATTTATTTAGGATATTATAAGAGAAGGTCTAGGAGAGAAGGGGAATGAGGAAAATAGGATGTAAAATGAGAAGAACCTCAATTCTGATTTAGTACAGATGGATTAGACTGTAGGTCTCCATTCATGGATGAAAATACTAATATTGTAGGGAAATAAGCCAGTAAAAACAAGAATGAAACCCTCCAGAAAGCTTTAGAGAAAATTTTTAGCTAAGCTTCAGCTTGTTGTTAGAGCTATTCATTGAGATATTTGATTCTTTAGCAGGTAGGAAACTATGTGAAAGAATCTCCTGATGTCATAATTTCCGGGTGTCACTGGAACATTTGATCATCATTCCTTTGGCAATTCCAGCCTTCTATGGAAGGCCAGTAGAAAGCATTGATTTATTCACCTCTACAGGAATCAGACTCAGCCTCTTTTGGTAAGTCTATTTATCCTTGATCAAATTAGCTAAATGTTAATACCGGCATAGATAGGTAGTTATACTAAAGCACAGAGTTTACTATGGTTTCATTAAATCATCATTGAGCAGAAACACTTTTTTCTTGATATTGACACACAGTCTATAAAAGTTAtcatattcaaatttttaaaccttaatttagttttattattaccaccaataaacatttacttttaGGCACAGAATACAGTACTAGGCATAAGAAATAGTTGcaccattttaaatttttcctacCCTTTGTGTACTAATAGTTGAATATATTGTATACTAATAGTTGAATACATTGTGTACTAATAGTTGAAAACATTGTGTACTAATAGTTGAATACATGCAAATTATTTCAGGATAGAGCTATTAAATGTCCACTGTGTGacaagcactgttctaggtatTAAGTATTCAGGGATGACAAAGACAGACTTGGAATGAGGGGGGATATTAAACGTTTACAAAAAATGAGGGTAGTGTTTCTCAACAGTGGGCAGTTTTGCCTCTCTCTCCCAccaggggacatttgacaatgtctatAGACATTTTGGACTGTCACAATTTTGGGAGAGGGGGTACTCTTTGCATCCAGTGGGTAAAGGCCTTGAATGCTGcgaaacatcctacagtgcacaggacagtaTCCTCCCTCCCCAGCTAAGAACTATCTGATCCCAGCTGTGAATAGTGTCATGGTTGAGAAACCCTGAATTAGAAGGATAACTGTTACGAAGCAGAAATAAAGGTTGCTATGAAAACTTAGATAATGGGGGTTATAAAAGTAAGTTATAGAGTAAGTAAAATGTAAATTCAGACTTAATGGACAGCATTGGCCATAGCAAGTGAAGGGTGGGAGCAGTGGGTAGGGAAGAGTTCCAAGGTAGGCAGTAATGAGTTCATTTATATGTGTTCGTGTGTACATATCATATCTATTTCATAATAAATTTCATATCTCAGGTATACTTGcagacatttatatatatttactaatgCTCAGCAGTACCTgctaaataataatagttaacatttactgagcacttactgtgtgttaGGCACTGCACTTTACGTGTATTACCTTACTTAATCCTCACTATTATCCTAGAAGTAGAAAATATTATCACCAATGTACCCTTGAGAAATATAGATAAGTACCTTGACTAAGATCACATAGTTGGGAAGGGCCAGAGCCAGGGACTATACTGTGACTATAGAGAAGCAGGGGGGACATGAATAATCACCTGGAACTGAAGGATTAGCTGAAGATATCTTGGTGAATGTGAAACTGTGCTCCAAAGCAAGAGAAGGGCATAGATAGGTAGAGAGGTGTTTGTTGATTGCAACAACCATTTAAAGGCCTACAGAATTTTGTTTTCACACAGCAGAAATGGTCTTCAGTTACGTTAAGCATAGAGTACATTTTCCTTGCATTGCTTGGTtgctgttttgtattttctgcaaGACTTAAATTGTACATAAGGGATAGTTGtgaaatacagtattttaaacactatttttagctatttaaaaataggataacattcagaatgtttctgtatatcTATAACaaaatagtaatattaaaaatTCCAAGGGCAGGCatgttgtgtgcacctgtagttccagttactcaggaggctgaggcgggaggatcacttaagcccagggtTTCAAAATTGTAGTGCACTATGATTGCACTGGTGAataaccattgcactccagcttggccaacatagtgagactctgactctttAAAACATTCCATACAAGTCTTTGAAGACAATCTATCTCCACccccaatattttaattttctaatctaggttttcaatattttaactttCTGATCTAGGTTTTCAGTGAATTATGCCTTTTCGATTTGGAACCCAGCCAAGGAGGTTTCCAGTGGAAGGAGGAGATTCTTCAATTGAGCTGGAACCCGGGCTGAGCTCCAGTGCTGCCTGTAATGGGAAGGAGATGTCACCAACCAGGTAAAGTCTTCTGTCCTCACAAGTGAGGAGATATGTATTGGCTATCATCAATACAACCTTCAGCTGATATTCAGTATTAGCAAGAAAAAACCCTCAGCAATTCAAAAACGTTGTTTCTAAATTAGTATTAACAGAGCCCAGTTTTCCTTAGTGTAGAgtctgtattttgtatttttttaagtcttgATGATAGAccaattcattctctctctttctggtgCATTTTTAgctattaacaacaacaacaaaaacacaattacctttgcaccaacctaatagattgTTTTGTTGATAGCTTCACGATTAGGTAACATTCAATTAAACAAAACTTCAGTGCTAGTATGTAcagggcactgtgctaggcataaggctaaaaatatgaaaaagacttAGACCTCAGATTTAATGTCACTTTGGCTTTGATTAGTATCACTTTGGCTTTGCTGTGACCTTTGGCAGAAAGAGTAATATAGAATATGAAGATTCTGTGAGAcaaagtgtttttgcagaatgatTAGTTCCACTTCTCTGATGTTTACCATAGCAAAACCTTAGATACTACATTGTTAGATTCTTATGGCTTGGAAATTTTGGGAACACAGATTTAAGTTTAACAGGTGTAGGAGTTTAAAAATCGGATTTAGTCAAGGATAAAATGGGCTGCTTTGGGAAGTAGTGAGCTCCTGATCTTTAGAAATGTTAAAGGCTGAACGACTATTTGGTAGGAATGTTGGAAAGGAAATTCATATACTCAATGTATTTTTGGACTAGGTGTCATTTAAGAGCCATTTCAAATCTGAGATTCTATCAACATTTGAACAGTATGTGGAATACTGTGTTCAGTTTTGTATTTTACCACAAACATTCTTGTTTTGAAATCACTCAACTGAGGTGATTTAGGGTGCATATGCACATGAATTGCCACGGTATTATCACTTATGTTTGTAACTATGCACTTTTGTTTTGCCATTTAGCAATCATTGCATACCTTTCAAAATGAACATCTGGAGGATTATCTTTGAATATATGAATTTCCTGTGATTAAATATATGTCAGAGGCCACAATTTCTTTGTTATGTCCATCTAAAATGGGTGCCTCATCAGCATCACCATGTTGTACTCATTTTATGACATTCAGAGATTTCAAAGTGATTTAAAACAGTTAAATATACAATCAAACTTTGGTgctctgaaaaaaaatatttcctctttttagTATCTAAATACATGTCATCTGCTTTTTTATTCAGGCAACTCCGGAGGTGCCCTGGAAGTCATTGCCTGACAATAACTGATGTTCCTGTCACTGTTTATGCAACAATGAGAAAGCCacctgcacaaagcagcaaggaaaTGCATCCTAAATAGCACCATTAAGTCTTTTGTCAAGGTCTGACTAGGTCAAGGGTAATGGACCAGTATCATCTGGTGATCTGGTAAACAAATAAAAGTGGTGGCACCTTTAGATGATGACAACAGTTGAGCTATTTACTTTTAGTAAGACCGACAGAAATGTAGTCAGTAAAGCACACGTAGTGATAGGCTATCAGTTATGTCTGATACATAAGACAGAATAATATTTCACAATTAGAAAGTACCTTAGAGATCATCTTGCTCACAGTAGATCATTAATATCAATAATTAAAGATGAAGCTTAATCCACCATGGTCATCAGTCAGGTGGGGCTTATTCTAAATGCTTAATGTGTCTTAAGCTCATTTCCTTGTTCATATTTGGGTTGCTACTTGGCTAAATCCTTTCACCTTAGTACCCCAAGCCAGTTTCCTGGCTTGATATTATTTGATAATACTCTGCTCAGGAATAATTGGGTGAGAAATGGAGCCCTGGGGTTGTGTGTTTTGGAAGAGTATTCAGGATCAAAGGGAGTTCTTAGTCCGTGGTTAATCTGCAAGGCATTTAAGCTACTTCCATAGAGGAGCCCAGATTGTTGGTTAAATGTATTGATAATGAAGTCAAAGCTGTGGTTCCAACCCCGatttttccaagaaaaatgaTGTCCGGTTATCGTACCCGAAGTGCTAACCAGGTATCTTGATAAATTGTTTACAGTAGGTATTGAGAAACCTCATATGGATTTTTTAATTTGGTTAGATGTAGGATCACTTTTGAGGTTGAGGTCAGCTCTCtatgttctctttttcttcttgcagtAGTCCCCAGAAACTCAGcctgctttccttttctctcgATGGCTGTCAGCATCCATCTAATGAAATTTTCTTCTCCAAAAGACTGACTTTAGGATCAGATACAATTTTCACCAGTGTTTTTTGTCTACCTTGCTGCTtctgaaaatatacatataagccttttaaaatgaaaagtttattaaCTTATAATTAAATAGACATAGATGCATATGTGTTGCATTAGGTGAAAAGAAAAACTGCCAGGGAGTTATAAGAGGAAAAACTCTCAGAGCTCACACTGAGCTGGGAGAAGTTTGAATGCCAACCAGTTAAAGTGGAAAGATCTTGAACATGTGGGGCATTGAGTAGAGACTCAGAAAGGTCGTACTTTCATAAGAGATCCAAACTGGAGCTAGATTAAAGGCTAATGTATACCAACTTTAAGAAAGCTTAAAAATAAGCCTTGAGAGACTCAAGATGATCTCTAAGTAACCTCATTTTATCtgccaaataaaaatagaacattccttaaaggaagaaaacaaaatcaaggcAGGAAATTGcctgaggctggagaaagaatgacaggaaggagaaaggagtgaTGAAAAATTCCTCAgagggccgggcttggtggctcacgcctgtaatcctggcactttgggaggccgaagtggatggatcatctgaggtcaggcattcaaagccagcctggccaacatggtgaagccccgactctactaaaaatacaaaaattagttggatatgatgggcgggtgcctgtaattccagctacttgggaggctgaggcaggaaaatcgcttgaacccaggaggcggaggttgcagtgagctgagattgcaccactgtgctccagcctaggcaacagagtgagactttgtctcaaaaaaaaaaaaagaaaaaaaagaaaaattcctcaGAGCTCATACAAGGCTGGGTAGAATACGCGTTTCAACAATAGTGGAAGTTTACTTTTGTAATTCTTAGACTATTTGTGAAATGACATAATGGTATTTGACAATAGACTGTGATGAAGTAAAACTTGAGTTATCTCTAAAATCTAACAAACAGAGTTAGAGCTAATACAGTAGCTCTAATTATTGTATGGTGGAgagtaaatgtaataaatattactcatttaattctacagaagacaggaaaagaggaaagaaggaacaaagaTAATACATTTAAACCATATCATATTGATATTTGCATTAATTACAGAAGGTCTAAATTTcagttaaaaggcagagattgtcagattgGCTAGAAAAGAGGATGCAACTATAAGCTGTCTACATGAGCCCACCTTAAATACTAAGACTCAGataaattaaaagtataaaaggaTAGAAATAGATATGCCATGCAGACTTTAATCTGAAGAAAGCTGGAGTAGCTATGTTAATAATAGACAAgaagatttcagagcaaagaattTACAGAGGTAAAGAGAGACaattcataatgataaaggggtcaagaCATCAAGAGTGCCTAACAATCTTAAATGTTTATGCCAGAGCTTCAAAGTACATGAAGCAAAAACGGATGCAATTGAAAGGAGAACTAACTCCACATTTGTAGTTCAGGATTTCAGCTGGTAGAACAAGTAAACAGAATCAGTAGGGATATAGAGGACATGACAATCGATATAGAACACTTTACCTAGGAACAGCAGAATACTGTATATTCTTTTCAAGCGCACATGGAAAATTACCAAGTAGAACATATtgtaggccacaaaacaagtttcaataaATTGAAAAGTATTCAAAGTACGGAAGGGTATGCAAAGTATGTCCTACAgtagaattaaattataaattaacaaTAGAAAGATACCTAGAGAATCTCCAAATATTGGAATACTAAGTGATACACTTCTGAATAACCCATGAATAAAAGGagaaatgactgaataaattagAAAGtgctttgaactgaatgaaaacaaaaacacagcacaTCAAAATGCATGGGTAGCGCTTAGAGAGAATTAAggcaataaattatttcattagaaaagaagaaacatttcaaGGCAATGATCTAAGCTTCTaccttaagaaaacagaaaaaaatgagcaaactaaatccaatataagcagaaagaaagaagtaataaaGAGCAGAAACAATGATATAAGAGCAgataaataatagagaaaatcaatagaaaaaaagctggttcttaaaaaagatcaataaaattgataaacctctaggtagaattatcaggaaaaaaaaaagacaaattatcaaATCAGGAATGATAGTAGGGGCATCACTACAGAtttaagaaactaccatcagagtgaacaggcaacctacagaatgggagaaaatttttgcaatctgctcatctgacaaagggctaatatccagaagctacaatgaactcaaacaaatctgcaagaaaaaaacaaccccatcaaaaagtgagcaaaggatatgaacagacacttcttaaaagaagacatttatgcagccaaaagacacatgaaaaaatgctcatcatcactggccatcagagaaatgcaaatcaaaaccacaatgagataccatctcacaccagttagaatggcgatcattaaaaagtcaggaaacaacaggtgctggagaggatgtggagaaataggaacacttttacactgttggtgggactgtaaactagttcaacccttgtggaagtcagtgtggcgattcctcagggatcttgaactagaaataccatttgacccagcaatcccattactgggtatatacccaaaggattctaaaacatgctgctataaagacacatgcacatgtatgtttattatggcactattcacaatagcaaagacttggaaccaacccaaatgtccaacaatgatagactggattaagaaaatgtggcacatatacaccatggaatactatgcaaccataaaaaatgatgagttcacgtcctttgtagggacatggatgaagctggaaaccatcattctcagcaatctatcgcaaggacaaaaaaccaaacactgcatgttctcactcataggtgggaattgaacaatgagaacacatgggcacaggaaggggaacatcacacatcggggcctctTGTGGcgagggggaaggggggagggatagcattaggagatatacctaatgttaaatgacgagttgatgggctcagcacaccaacatggcacatgtatacatatgtaactaaccatgttgtaccctaaaacttaaagtaaaaaaaaaaaaaagacattaaaaggataaataGAGTTTTCAGCAGTATGAATTCTTTAATTCTTTAGTCTTCCAAGGCCTTTACCCTGAATAAATTGCCTTCCCACATTTCTTACATTTCCAGGTGTAAGCTTTCTGTAAGGGAATATTACAAATAGGTCCTAGGGCAACCTGGTGACACCATGCTTTCATAACCTTCCATCTGGCTGACCTCAGCTCATTAATCAACAGTTTTTAGACAGGATCATTTGACAACATGTTCTGTTGAGGTTGCTGGTTTAGCTCTCTGTAAACTATGGTCTGGCTGGGCTGGTGAGGGACTCAAGCCTGAGCAGCCACCATCACTACACTTGAGAAGTTCCTTAAGACATTCAACTGTTTCTTCTGGCTGCTAGGGTCATGCTACATTCCACTTACGTTTCTGCCTTCCTGTCCCATGCTTTGGCAGATCATCAGGCTTTCACCCCTAATCTCATCTACCTTCTGCCCACCTCATCCTGCCCTCTAGCAGTCTTCTCTGGGAATGGTGTCCTTGGGTGCTGTGACGTTTAGAAACTGAGTGGTCCTATTCATGGTAGCCAAACTTCTTACCTACTTTTTCAGGACTTGAAAGGTTGTCAGAGACCTGAGGGAGTGCTTTTTGTCTCTCTGAGGACTTCAGGCTTCTCTCCCacacctccctctctccctcaggCTTCTCCCCGCACCCTCAGGCAAGCCAGAGATTTCTGGGGCTCAGTTGAACTCAGATGGAGAAGTCACTGTCCGTTTTTCCCTTTTCTCAGACTTCCAGAAAATTTACAAGTCAAGTGATTGCCTTAGGAGGTGAGATGAGGGGATAACTTTATGGAAACTAGGCTTCCTTTAAATGCACTCATTATGAGCATATATTTACCTGCCAGGCACTGGTCTCAGCTCTTACAACATATCAGTGAATAACACAGATGAAAATTTGTGGTGCTTACATTTTGGACAGGGGCATGTTCAGTTGGCTTTCTATACTCTACATAgactctgtgtgtgcatgtgctgcAGGTTTGTGTGTATGGTGTTGGGGGCATCATGGTGTTGCACTGCCAGTTGTGCTGAAATAGTTTCTCTCACCCAGTCCTAAAGAAGGGATTGGCCCCTAGAAACCTGCTGCTCTTCTAGGTGAGTCAAAACAAGTGCACTTTTGATTTTCCCAGTGAGACCCTGCCGGCTCACTACTTTATGGTACCTCTCTGGCTCTGGTCAGCTGGAAGGCAGATAGTCTTTGGAGGCAGGGAACCAAGGTGACAATCATGCTGCCCCTGGAGGCAGGCAGTCTTGTTTCAACTACCGGCTTCTTCGTCCAGCTGAATGACAGTGAGCAAGTTATCTGAGCTGCAAATATTGCCTCAAAGGATTAgtggaatgaacaaataaaaaaattaactttagttTATCACGGTGGCTGGCACTTAGTAAGTCCTCTGTGAACAGACATTAGCTATGTTTATCGATATCTTCAACATTAtcattatttgtatatttcaGAGAGAAGGGTAGCAGGGGATATATGTAGGTATGGACATATATAccaatatgtaatatatatataatcatttcaaGGTAACATTGTTTTATTCCCCTTGGTAattcctcaaaatattttatatcctctCCCCTCAAAAGTTACTCCCTTTATGTATTGTTAATTCTGTTGATATCAGggcctattttctctttttctgtcttctgagttgAGGTTTTTAgatataattcttttatttcatttctatattttaatattctaccAGCTATTCAAGTCCATTTTTTCTAGACTTTATTAATGTAGctacttggaaaaaaattataacactttAGAAATAAGACTAGTTGTGTTGCAGGTATGTGGGGAGCAcactttgtttttgaaacaggatctcactctgttgcccaggctggagtgcaggtgcagtcagcagtcatagctcactgcagccttgaactcctgagcttaagcaatcctcccatctcagcctcccaagtagctgggactacaggtgtatgcccatgtacaaatttttttgtagagatgggatctcattatgttgcccaggctaggagCAAACGTTTAATAAAAGGACTTGTGTACTCTTAAATTGAGTTTTATGATTTTGTCCTACTGTTTTTACTGCGATATCCTCAATGATTCCTATAGAacacacaataatagtaataatgaccTACAGAAGCCTCCCCTcatgtacaattttatttttctttgaaggggaaaaagtagtttatttcctttgtttcttatttagaaaaaattaaattatactgCATTTTTTCTAGTATTCTGTTAGAAATTTACTTTATTAAACCTTGATAACTTCAGCTATAAACCTAAAATATTCTTATACTGATAGACCAAACAAAAAGGCTAAAAACAAATCTATCATCTAATTTTAGATTATATGTAAGTTAGTAAGTCTCTTCAAAACAAAGAAAGGTAGTTTTAGGACAGAGATTTTTATATAGATTGAAAGTTATCTTCCCTGGAAGAAAGGTGAATCTGAGAATCTAGCCGCATTTCAAAAAtgtgtgcaagtgtttattcggaatcCCTTCTATTTTATTAGAAACAGAAACAGTAATTTCACCAGTAGGAATTGCTTGTGCTCTCAATACAAGTAAGTTTGCCACTCCTTCAATTGTTGTCCATTGCAGACACTTTGGACTCAAGGTTAAGAATCcaaatgagaaataagaaatatcCAGTCCCTGATGATTCGTTTAAGTCCTGTTCAACTCGATGAAAGCTTCCACCAGAAGGAAGAGTTACTGTTCCTCCTGGCTGGCTTTGTGTTTCTTTCAGTGCTCTAAAGAACTTTGTATTTGGGCAGCTGTGCTCTGTCGTGTCAGGCTGCTGGACAGGAGTTGATGCTTACGGCGCCGCTGACCAGGGCTGCTTTACTGAAGCTCACTGGGTGTCCATCAATCACAAAGTGGCGTATGCAGCCTGTGAAGGGTTTGCTGGGGGCCAAGCGTGGTGTCAGTAGAGATTCTGAaaagagcaagaaataaaaacaaagattgcAATTGAGGTATTCCAAGCCCAAATATTACTTCCTGGTAAAAGTATACATATTTGCTCATATCATCAACAtgatttacatttcaaaaatagaACATAGTTATAATTGACTCATTTCTCAGTAACATTATTTGCTTGTGAAGTCCTATGGACATGTggtaattttaatgttttaccaTGTTTTCCATGATCACATTTC includes these proteins:
- the FAM229B gene encoding protein FAM229B, producing the protein MPFRFGTQPRRFPVEGGDSSIELEPGLSSSAACNGKEMSPTRQLRRCPGSHCLTITDVPVTVYATMRKPPAQSSKEMHPK